One genomic window of Paenisporosarcina antarctica includes the following:
- a CDS encoding FAD-dependent oxidoreductase, whose product MDLLLIGGGHAHLGILREIRTKAVEYQVTLISASQYQYYSGMFSGYTEGFYSKSDIRINLQKICEQAGVTFVEDTIIKVDAANRKLIGVSGNVYDFNVVSFDIGSSIENLDGSVKQIKIKPNFIFPNEISEFRETSFPVIVGGGAAGVEMALSVQAWRCKNGYKDNVTIISSSSILSSVSNKAETKILKIVKQKGIRVFENDEIVEVSTQGLVTKNGEHIACSHLLPLTGPKPSSLFVDSSLPLDTKGFLLVGKTLQVTDFPWLFGAGDCVTIADYLSLPKNGVYAVRQGPILWGNINHYLQGRQLTSFDPQKKFVSILSVGQREGLLTYGKSAYYGKWAWLLKHWIDKKFMEKHK is encoded by the coding sequence GTGGATTTATTATTAATAGGTGGAGGGCATGCGCATCTAGGCATATTACGTGAGATCCGAACGAAGGCAGTCGAATATCAAGTAACACTCATTTCAGCTTCGCAATACCAATATTATTCTGGAATGTTTTCAGGTTATACGGAAGGCTTTTATTCGAAATCAGATATTCGAATAAATTTACAAAAGATATGTGAACAAGCCGGTGTGACATTTGTGGAAGATACAATAATTAAAGTAGATGCAGCTAACCGGAAATTGATTGGTGTTTCTGGTAATGTGTATGACTTTAACGTGGTGTCATTTGATATAGGGTCAAGTATTGAAAATTTAGATGGCTCTGTTAAGCAAATTAAAATAAAACCTAATTTCATTTTTCCCAATGAAATCAGTGAATTTCGTGAAACATCATTTCCTGTTATTGTTGGTGGAGGAGCGGCAGGAGTAGAGATGGCGTTATCTGTTCAAGCCTGGCGGTGCAAAAATGGGTATAAGGATAATGTTACAATCATTAGCTCTTCGTCTATACTGTCGTCAGTCAGTAATAAAGCAGAAACAAAAATTTTGAAGATCGTTAAACAAAAAGGGATTCGTGTTTTTGAGAATGATGAAATAGTCGAAGTATCAACCCAAGGATTAGTGACGAAGAATGGGGAGCATATTGCCTGTTCACACCTACTTCCTCTAACAGGACCCAAACCAAGCAGTTTATTTGTAGATTCATCGCTACCGCTTGATACTAAAGGATTTTTACTAGTAGGAAAAACGTTACAAGTTACTGATTTTCCTTGGTTGTTTGGAGCGGGTGATTGTGTGACTATAGCTGACTATTTGAGCTTACCTAAGAATGGCGTTTATGCCGTCAGACAAGGGCCTATATTATGGGGAAACATCAATCATTATTTACAAGGAAGACAATTAACGAGCTTTGATCCCCAGAAAAAATTCGTGTCGATTTTGTCAGTTGGTCAACGAGAAGGTCTTCTTACATATGGGAAAAGCGCTTATTATGGAAAATGGGCATGGCTGTTGAAACATTGGATTGATAAGAAATTTATGGAAAAACACAAGTGA
- a CDS encoding sodium:solute symporter family transporter, producing MEGENWQLSNPILGLGVVLATFIMFYIVGYISNRKSTSAKQLYVGDGNVGPVVNGLAMASTYMSLATFLGITALILKLQVPFILLWIQLILAIPLITIIYGTSLRRMGAFSPTHFVRERYGVKASIIAALFMVLVSIMYALGQMIGIAITFETLFGIPYLTGLIVGGLIIVGYITVGGMAGATNNAAIQMVIMALMFIVPLGAIMKAVGGTGWYFPPLLYADMVPAMLEALPTFFDYQFGPKWYFSLLALTIGSLGLPHLAMRIYTASSLKSARSAMVYFAFILGLVFSATYAMGFVGVFATSTQGLEISPADADKLTIILNLVYNPEWVTALVIAGAISAGLSTLGGNLLAVGALLSQDIVATLKPNISQKASLKIGYISIFIGGIISIILAIEPPAFLVVSILWAFGLAGVTNAPLIIVGVWWKEANKYGAIVSSVVGGALYIIVSPFVFPSIVVTGHAVTDGMGLSGGMLAVPVSFILLIVVSYITNRMPSLAGKLTKEEDIKLIERIHGWKDIQTYRYNSTLGAAVTVVVCLGIIVWALMPWNM from the coding sequence ATGGAGGGAGAAAACTGGCAGTTATCTAATCCTATTTTAGGTTTAGGCGTAGTATTAGCAACTTTTATTATGTTTTATATAGTTGGATATATATCGAATCGAAAGAGCACCTCAGCAAAACAGTTATATGTAGGTGATGGGAATGTTGGGCCGGTAGTAAATGGTTTAGCTATGGCTTCCACTTATATGAGTCTGGCAACATTCTTAGGAATTACAGCTTTAATATTAAAACTTCAAGTACCTTTTATCCTTTTATGGATCCAATTAATTTTAGCAATTCCGCTTATTACCATTATTTATGGAACAAGTCTTCGTCGCATGGGTGCTTTCTCACCGACGCACTTTGTTCGTGAACGATATGGCGTAAAAGCTTCCATAATTGCGGCACTATTTATGGTTCTTGTTTCTATTATGTATGCACTTGGTCAAATGATTGGGATTGCCATTACATTTGAAACACTTTTCGGAATCCCTTACTTAACAGGACTAATTGTTGGTGGACTTATAATCGTAGGATATATTACGGTTGGTGGTATGGCAGGTGCAACAAACAATGCAGCGATTCAAATGGTCATTATGGCATTAATGTTCATCGTTCCTTTAGGGGCAATCATGAAGGCTGTTGGAGGTACTGGTTGGTATTTCCCACCATTACTTTACGCAGACATGGTGCCGGCAATGTTAGAAGCTTTACCTACTTTCTTTGATTATCAATTTGGACCAAAATGGTATTTCTCACTTCTAGCACTTACTATCGGTTCATTAGGATTACCTCATTTAGCGATGCGTATATATACAGCATCTAGTTTGAAAAGTGCTCGATCGGCAATGGTATACTTTGCATTTATTTTAGGATTAGTATTCTCTGCAACTTATGCAATGGGGTTTGTTGGCGTATTTGCAACATCTACTCAAGGATTGGAAATTTCTCCTGCAGATGCAGATAAGCTGACGATTATTCTAAACTTAGTTTACAATCCAGAGTGGGTAACAGCACTCGTAATTGCAGGTGCGATTTCTGCAGGCTTATCAACATTAGGTGGTAACTTACTAGCTGTTGGTGCTTTATTATCACAAGATATAGTGGCAACATTAAAACCGAATATATCTCAAAAAGCGAGCTTGAAAATTGGTTATATTTCAATCTTTATTGGAGGAATTATTAGTATCATTCTTGCTATTGAACCACCAGCTTTCCTAGTAGTTAGTATTTTGTGGGCGTTTGGTTTAGCTGGAGTAACGAATGCACCTCTAATAATTGTAGGAGTATGGTGGAAAGAAGCGAATAAATATGGAGCAATCGTCTCTTCAGTTGTAGGAGGAGCATTATATATCATTGTATCTCCATTCGTTTTCCCGAGTATCGTTGTAACAGGACATGCGGTGACTGATGGTATGGGATTATCAGGCGGAATGTTAGCAGTGCCTGTAAGTTTTATTCTTCTAATCGTAGTATCATATATTACAAATCGTATGCCTTCTCTAGCAGGTAAACTGACTAAGGAAGAGGACATTAAATTAATTGAACGTATTCATGGTTGGAAAGACATTCAAACTTATCGTTATAACAGTACGCTTGGCGCAGCTGTTACTGTAGTAGTTTGTTTGGGTATAATTGTTTGGGCATTAATGCCTTGGAATATGTAA
- a CDS encoding alanyl-tRNA editing protein, whose translation MKRKLFYEDAYRQSGVTKVVSLAKDQSERWYVTLEETLFYPTGGGQPHDNGMINSVQVTDVEEVEGEIRHYLAKPLLEVGEAVNIEIDWTRRFDFMQQHAGQHILTASFVELFDIQTTSFHLGKELVTIDLDIKDITTEQLVEVEKRANQLILENRPIATKWVTKDELKDYPIRKQVAVEEDIRLVIIPEFDYNGCGGTHPSSTGQIAALKILDTEMQKGKIRVHFLCGGRVLQQLHRKQKTLQEVTHLLSAPEEGLALAVKVMLDNSKKLEKTLEETHEQLMNYEVKELLGEIQQECMSIERVFRQRPIQELQKIARLTVAQATNCRVIFIAENDGLLQLVLARGTENQTNMKQLIVQILPLINGKGGGSVSFAQGGGTTDLTGQQLLEEIHLF comes from the coding sequence GTGAAACGGAAATTATTTTATGAAGATGCTTATCGTCAAAGTGGTGTCACGAAAGTTGTAAGTTTAGCTAAAGACCAATCAGAAAGATGGTACGTTACTCTAGAAGAAACTCTCTTTTATCCAACAGGTGGGGGACAACCTCATGATAATGGCATGATAAATAGTGTTCAAGTAACCGATGTGGAGGAAGTGGAAGGTGAAATCCGACATTATTTAGCAAAACCACTACTTGAAGTGGGGGAAGCTGTAAATATTGAAATTGACTGGACTCGGCGCTTTGATTTCATGCAACAACATGCAGGTCAACATATATTGACTGCATCATTTGTTGAATTATTTGATATTCAGACCACGAGTTTTCATTTGGGGAAAGAACTAGTCACAATTGATTTGGATATAAAAGACATAACTACTGAACAGTTAGTAGAAGTAGAAAAACGGGCAAATCAACTTATTTTAGAAAACCGCCCGATTGCAACAAAGTGGGTAACTAAAGATGAACTGAAAGATTATCCCATTCGAAAACAAGTAGCAGTTGAAGAAGATATTCGTTTAGTCATCATTCCTGAATTTGATTACAATGGCTGCGGAGGGACACATCCATCTTCAACTGGTCAAATAGCAGCGCTGAAAATTCTCGATACAGAAATGCAAAAAGGGAAGATACGCGTTCATTTTCTCTGTGGAGGTAGGGTCTTACAGCAACTTCATCGCAAACAAAAGACGTTGCAAGAAGTGACTCATTTATTAAGCGCACCAGAAGAAGGACTAGCACTTGCAGTGAAAGTGATGTTGGATAATAGTAAAAAACTAGAGAAAACGTTGGAAGAGACACATGAACAATTAATGAACTATGAAGTAAAGGAACTACTTGGAGAAATACAACAAGAATGCATGTCCATTGAACGTGTTTTTCGCCAACGACCAATTCAAGAATTGCAGAAAATCGCACGTTTAACTGTGGCACAAGCAACAAACTGTCGGGTGATTTTCATTGCTGAAAATGATGGCTTACTACAACTTGTATTAGCACGAGGAACCGAAAATCAAACTAATATGAAACAACTAATTGTTCAAATACTGCCACTTATCAACGGAAAAGGTGGCGGTTCTGTATCCTTTGCGCAAGGTGGCGGTACGACTGATCTAACTGGCCAACAACTATTAGAGGAAATTCATTTATTTTAA
- the mbcS gene encoding acyl-CoA synthetase MbcS: MNVQQLVAPEQYNIASELDQYKNDTETLAIRWFDDAGNRRDISYKELIEKSNQFSQTLLNLGIQKGDRLLIILPRIPEAYFTYLACLKAGIVAIPCSEMLRKKDLLYRMHHSGAKGIVAHYKTTAETNLIDEETDALVNKLIVGGQEEGWQSFEELASRESVNFEGVPTHREDMAFLSYTSGTTGNPKGAVHTHGWGYAHVQTAAKKWLGVEKGDTVWATAAPGWQKWIWSPFLSTITLGATALVYNGSFDPIKYLEILGNEKVNVLCCTPTEYRIMAKVEALNDYQLPELRSAVSAGEPLNRQVIEAFQGAFQLNVRDGYGQTENTLLVGTLQDMEVKPGSMGLPTPGNPVDIINEDGEPTEVGEVGDIAVHKSCPALFKEYYLDPERTKASFRGEWYLTGDQASRDEDGYFWFEGRSDDIIISSGYTIGPFEVEDALMKHAAVQECAVVAAPDEIRGSVVKAYVVLRDPGAVTDKAALIKELQNHTKEITAPYKYPRIIEFIDELPKTTSGKTRRIDLRKLNS; encoded by the coding sequence ATGAATGTACAGCAATTAGTAGCACCGGAACAATATAACATTGCCTCAGAACTAGACCAATATAAGAACGATACGGAAACTCTTGCGATACGATGGTTTGATGACGCAGGTAATCGTCGTGATATTTCATATAAAGAACTGATTGAAAAGTCAAATCAATTCTCACAAACATTGTTGAATTTAGGTATTCAAAAAGGTGATCGACTATTAATTATTCTTCCACGTATCCCGGAAGCCTATTTTACTTATTTAGCTTGTTTAAAAGCAGGAATTGTTGCAATTCCTTGTTCAGAAATGTTGCGAAAAAAAGATTTACTTTATCGCATGCATCATTCGGGAGCAAAAGGAATTGTTGCTCATTATAAAACGACAGCTGAAACGAATTTAATCGATGAAGAGACAGATGCTTTAGTAAACAAATTGATTGTTGGCGGTCAAGAAGAAGGCTGGCAGTCATTTGAAGAATTGGCTTCACGAGAAAGTGTGAATTTTGAAGGAGTCCCTACACACCGTGAAGATATGGCATTCCTTTCTTATACTTCAGGTACAACTGGCAATCCAAAAGGCGCGGTTCATACTCACGGTTGGGGATATGCGCATGTTCAAACGGCAGCTAAAAAATGGCTAGGGGTTGAAAAAGGCGACACGGTTTGGGCTACAGCGGCTCCGGGTTGGCAAAAGTGGATTTGGAGTCCTTTTTTATCCACTATCACACTAGGTGCAACGGCTCTAGTTTATAACGGTTCGTTTGATCCGATTAAATATTTAGAAATTCTTGGAAATGAAAAAGTAAATGTGCTATGTTGTACGCCAACAGAATACCGTATTATGGCAAAAGTAGAAGCATTAAATGACTATCAATTACCAGAATTACGCAGTGCTGTTTCAGCTGGTGAACCTCTGAATCGACAAGTAATCGAAGCTTTCCAAGGAGCATTTCAGCTAAATGTACGTGATGGCTATGGACAAACAGAAAACACATTGCTTGTTGGTACATTGCAAGATATGGAAGTGAAACCTGGTTCGATGGGCCTTCCAACTCCAGGAAATCCAGTAGATATTATTAACGAAGATGGTGAACCAACTGAAGTAGGAGAAGTAGGAGACATTGCTGTTCACAAAAGTTGCCCAGCTTTATTTAAAGAATATTACTTAGATCCTGAGCGTACAAAAGCATCATTTAGGGGTGAATGGTATTTAACAGGCGATCAAGCATCTCGTGATGAGGATGGATACTTCTGGTTTGAGGGCCGCAGTGATGATATTATCATTAGCTCCGGGTATACGATTGGACCATTTGAAGTTGAAGATGCGTTAATGAAGCATGCTGCAGTTCAAGAATGTGCAGTTGTAGCAGCTCCTGACGAAATTCGTGGAAGCGTAGTTAAAGCATATGTCGTATTGCGTGACCCTGGAGCAGTAACTGATAAAGCAGCATTGATTAAAGAACTTCAAAATCATACAAAAGAAATAACAGCACCTTATAAATATCCACGTATCATTGAATTTATTGACGAATTACCAAAAACAACTTCTGGTAAAACACGTCGAATCGATCTACGTAAATTAAATTCTTAA
- a CDS encoding amidohydrolase, translated as MREDKQVEQQIQEWFSHFHANPEVSGKEVETTAKIASILDELAVAYKTFDDLTGLVAEIGSGLEVIAVRADIDALWQEVDGVYKANHSCGHDANISMVLGALLYLRNQSLTKRIRFIFQPSEEKGNGSISMIERGAVDDVSFLFGVHLRPVEELPFGKVSPAIHHGAGVFCEGLIEGIDAHGARPHQGKNSIDVLVAIHQMIKSIYESPFESYSVKLTNMHAGGESLNIIPGKGTFAIDVRAQSNVVLNRLQDKVNEGLAQLKTMYGVEITWKWNDYTPAAEVSEEAVAFADAAIRKVVGEEFVAPAVITSGSDDFHFYTIKNPSIKATMIGVGANMTPGLHHPKMTFERDALGIGARVLAVTLLQAK; from the coding sequence ATGAGGGAAGATAAACAAGTGGAGCAACAAATTCAAGAGTGGTTTTCCCATTTCCATGCAAATCCAGAGGTAAGCGGGAAAGAAGTTGAAACAACTGCCAAAATAGCCAGTATTCTAGATGAACTAGCCGTGGCATATAAAACGTTCGATGATTTGACGGGGTTGGTAGCGGAAATTGGAAGTGGTCTAGAAGTTATTGCAGTACGTGCGGATATCGATGCGCTGTGGCAGGAAGTTGACGGTGTTTATAAAGCGAATCATTCATGTGGTCATGATGCCAATATCTCTATGGTTCTTGGAGCATTGCTTTACTTACGAAATCAGTCCTTAACTAAACGTATTCGTTTTATTTTCCAGCCTTCCGAGGAAAAAGGGAACGGCTCGATTTCAATGATAGAACGAGGTGCTGTGGATGATGTCTCCTTCCTATTTGGTGTACATCTACGTCCAGTTGAAGAATTACCTTTTGGGAAAGTTTCACCTGCCATCCATCATGGAGCTGGTGTTTTTTGTGAAGGTCTAATTGAAGGTATTGATGCACATGGGGCGCGTCCTCATCAAGGGAAAAATTCAATCGATGTCTTGGTAGCTATCCATCAAATGATTAAGTCAATCTACGAATCGCCTTTTGAGTCGTACTCTGTAAAACTGACTAACATGCATGCAGGCGGTGAAAGTCTTAATATCATTCCAGGAAAGGGTACCTTTGCAATTGATGTACGTGCGCAGTCTAATGTGGTACTGAATCGCTTGCAAGATAAAGTGAATGAAGGTCTCGCGCAATTGAAGACTATGTATGGTGTAGAGATCACCTGGAAATGGAATGATTACACGCCTGCGGCAGAAGTGTCGGAGGAAGCAGTGGCGTTTGCAGATGCAGCGATACGCAAAGTAGTGGGTGAGGAGTTTGTGGCACCAGCCGTTATCACTTCGGGAAGTGATGACTTTCATTTTTACACAATAAAGAATCCTTCGATAAAAGCTACCATGATTGGTGTTGGAGCAAACATGACGCCTGGGCTGCATCATCCGAAAATGACGTTTGAGAGGGATGCACTGGGAATAGGTGCTCGTGTTCTTGCAGTAACTTTATTACAAGCAAAATAA
- the cax gene encoding calcium/proton exchanger: MNRIFTSLVMLGVPLTVAGSLLHWSSISMFIICSVTVIAISSFMGRATESIAIVSGPRIGGLLNATFGNAVELIISIFALKAGLIGVVLASLTGSVLGNLLLVGGLSFFLGGLKFKRQKFSIHDARHNSGLLVFAVIVAFVIPEIFSMSMNETKTLQLSVGISVIMIVLYLAGLFLKLVTHRGVYAHSEEGSVTEHEEPEWSKKKALTILVLATLAVAYVSESLVHTFEAVGEQFGWSELFIGVIIVAIVGNAAEHSSAILMAMKNKMDVAVEIAIGSTLQIAMFVAPLLVIISLFMPTAMPLVFTVPELVAMATAVLLTISVSSDGESNWFEGLTLLAAYLIMGIGFYLL; this comes from the coding sequence ATGAATCGGATATTTACATCTTTAGTGATGTTAGGTGTACCATTAACTGTGGCAGGTTCGCTGCTACATTGGTCCAGTATTTCAATGTTTATTATTTGTTCGGTAACAGTAATTGCTATTTCAAGTTTTATGGGAAGGGCAACGGAGAGTATTGCAATAGTTAGTGGGCCTCGAATTGGCGGTTTACTAAATGCCACATTTGGAAACGCAGTTGAATTGATTATTTCGATTTTTGCGTTAAAAGCCGGATTAATTGGTGTAGTGTTGGCTTCACTTACAGGGTCAGTATTGGGGAATTTATTGTTAGTCGGAGGCCTTTCCTTTTTCCTAGGTGGACTTAAATTTAAACGACAAAAATTTAGTATTCATGATGCACGGCATAATTCTGGACTACTTGTTTTTGCAGTTATCGTGGCATTTGTCATTCCAGAAATATTTTCAATGTCCATGAACGAAACGAAAACATTGCAATTGAGTGTTGGGATTTCAGTCATTATGATTGTATTATACTTAGCGGGTTTATTTTTAAAATTAGTCACACACCGAGGTGTCTATGCTCATAGCGAAGAAGGTTCCGTAACGGAGCACGAAGAGCCTGAGTGGTCAAAGAAAAAAGCTTTAACCATTCTAGTGTTGGCCACTTTAGCGGTAGCTTATGTATCTGAAAGTCTGGTCCATACTTTTGAAGCGGTAGGGGAACAATTTGGATGGTCTGAATTATTTATTGGTGTCATCATTGTAGCAATTGTTGGAAATGCAGCTGAACATTCATCAGCTATTTTAATGGCGATGAAAAATAAAATGGATGTAGCAGTTGAAATTGCTATTGGTTCAACATTGCAAATTGCCATGTTTGTGGCCCCTTTGTTAGTCATTATTTCTCTATTTATGCCAACAGCAATGCCGCTTGTATTTACCGTTCCAGAACTCGTCGCGATGGCCACAGCTGTTCTTTTAACCATCAGTGTATCAAGTGACGGTGAATCTAACTGGTTTGAAGGACTCACATTACTCGCAGCTTACCTGATTATGGGCATCGGTTTTTATTTACTTTAA